The Penicillium digitatum chromosome 6, complete sequence genome has a window encoding:
- a CDS encoding HLH transcription factor, putative — protein MSGPNMENDFQLLSSGNSGGDEAQGNGHLFTPPSGEIVNQDWTQWMRWDEPMFSEGDQKPMGSSTDLPSISPYTDMSSPSHLNFKDFSPNLPVGLMEIQSEPNAENNLGYTHTQLGQNSHTSQQQNLGLVSPISSVGISRKRKTSSDDDATIMTEPVQPGKKMPAKKRAHNVIEKRYRANLNDKIAELRDSVPSLRLNKNPNGGSADDDEETEGANAANKLNKASILSKATEYIKHLEIRNQRLEDENTDLKNRLRQADKLADQAATSSASVSSPSNYASTESGSGTSPSVFSQAEDVSSESSPTSQNPPEGLLPVPDAWKRMRAETANHGVFAESFMKYPSLSSSPHQPHFAREDTSTRRSRMPNKYMLGALAGLMVLEGMGSDDSESESKGLFALPMGLFGRFHAPTLAHWEFYLIQFWYSWQARAFSRFLMLATLVVGSAFIVFVYLFNAQPISRRGPSKSAFESPAAPPTPSDFRRQAWLTSMQRVGVPRHRFFREWYVVTSRCFEYVLRCLLGWKFYSWATGITEEDEKGRLKTWDIAIDAQLTGGDSEISKSRLVLTIFAAGTLPCTPIRMITKALHVRILLWNVGEAGSWSFHVSNDIARALARFQWDVAREINAALPDGHPDQLPPHLAALIKLECDDVMIDSIIQRAVNLTWNRPTQEGTGDDEVLLDVVDEDPAIQCSQDALAAWWSSHLLQTALLKYFEASEKGPVSKTSRDAFKEKIRMSLDVAPVLSAAYTRALVMKAVFFEHNRIENVGVVLAALPKEKRKGSQSHSSNFLDSSLPVSVRDEISIAVRCAMIATIITERSTGDASSLPESFTIQKAITWFNQLPIDPVELSLIGFSSVYHLLHLLASDVDYIASSDSSDSSSPSAPASEATSSADDEAEEKPRPTHKPFIWPRDIPNIGRVSAELIYWARNAYTPAFYGFSSTLIEVIVNSCTSICQDAGINVTDFVHTPPYRALPKKYRTRRRMGESQSSQSDADQDLVIRPVPRPPLRRGRSASNDTGYGSLSVEEDEQPVPRAPTNVQNVPA, from the coding sequence ATGTCTGGCCCCAATATGGAGAATGACTTTCAGCTTTTATCTTCCGGAAACTCTGGTGGGGATGAGGCGCAAGGAAATGGTCATTTGTTCACACCTCCATCCGGAGAGATTGTGAACCAAGATTGGACCCAATGGATGCGATGGGATGAGCCCATGTTCTCGGAAGGAGATCAAAAGCCAATGGGCTCATCTACAGATCTACCATCTATTTCCCCGTACACCGATATGAGCTCCCCAAGCCATTTGAACTTCAAAGACTTCTCGCCTAATCTTCCGGTCGGCTTGATGGAAATTCAATCCGAGCCCAATGCCGAGAACAACCTTGGGTACACCCACACCCAGCTTGGACAAAATAGCCATACGAGCCAGCAACAAAACTTAGGCCTCGTGTCTCCAATCTCAAGTGTTGGGATAAGCCGGAAGCGAAAGACGAGCAGCGACGACGATGCCACCATAATGACTGAACCAGTGCAACCGGGCAAGAAGATGCCCGCCAAAAAGCGAGCCCACAACGTCATCGAGAAGCGGTATCGCGCGAACTTGAACGATAAAATCGCCGAACTTCGCGACAGTGTTCCCAGCCTTAGGTTGAACAAAAATCCGAATGGAGGCTCAGccgatgatgacgaggagaCGGAGGGAGCAAATGCTGCGAACAAGCTCAACAAAGCGTCTATTTTGTCGAAAGCAACAGAGTACATCAAGCACCTGGAAATCCGTAACCAACGTTTGGAAGACGAAAACACTGATTTGAAGAACCGGCTCCGCCAGGCTGATAAATTAGCAGATCAGGCCGCCACATCCTCGGCCTCTGTGTCCTCGCCAAGCAACTACGCCTCGACGGAATCGGGCTCCGGTACATCACCTAGTGTGTTTTCTCAGGCGGAAGATGTGTCCAGTGAGAGCTCACCTACCTCCCAAAACCCCCCAGAAGGTCTCCTTCCGGTTCCTGATGCATGGAAGCGGATGCGAGCTGAAACCGCAAACCATGGAGTCTTTGCTGAATCCTTCATGAAATATCCCTCGTTATCATCCTCGCCTCATCAGCCGCACTTTGCGAGAGAAGATACCTCCACTCGACGTTCAAGAATGCCCAACAAGTATATGCTAGGTGCCCTTGCCGGTCTGATGGTTCTTGAAGGTATGGGCTCCGACGATTCCGAATCTGAGTCAAAGGGCCTGTTTGCACTCCCCATGGGCCTTTTCGGCCGTTTCCATGCACCCACACTGGCACACTGGGAATTCTACCTGATCCAGTTCTGGTACTCGTGGCAGGCGCGTGCATTTTCTCGTTTCCTCATGCTAGCAACGCTGGTCGTTGGTAGTGCCTTTATTGTTTTTGTCTACTTGTTCAACGCACAGCCCATCTCTCGGCGTGGCCCATCTAAATCGGCTTTTGAAAGCCCGGCTGCGCCTCCTACGCCTAGTGATTTCCGTCGGCAGGCTTGGCTGACTAGCATGCAACGGGTCGGTGTTCCACGTCATAGATTCTTCCGAGAGTGGTATGTCGTTACTTCGAGATGCTTTGAATATGTCTTGCGATGCTTGTTGGGATGGAAATTCTACTCATGGGCCACCGGGATcaccgaggaagatgagaagGGGCGACTCAAGACTTGGGATATCGCAATTGATGCTCAGCTCACTGGCGGAGATTCTGAGATCAGCAAGAGCCGCCTTGTGCTCACCATCTTCGCTGCGGGCACACTACCCTGCACTCCCATAAGAATGATAACCAAGGCCTTGCACGTCCGCATTCTTTTGTGGAACGTGGGAGAGGCAGGCTCCTGGTCGTTCCACGTGTCAAATGACATTGCACGAGCTCTTGCCAGATTCCAGTGGGACGTGGCTCGAGAAATCAATGCCGCGCTGCCTGATGGTCACCCTGATCAGCTTCCCCCTCATCTTGCTGCTTTGATCAAACTGGAATGCGATGATGTCATGATTGACAGTATTATTCAACGCGCTGTGAATCTGACGTGGAACCGACCAACCCAAGAAGGTACTGGCGACGATGAGGTGCTGCTTGATGTTGTGGACGAGGACCCGGCTATCCAATGTTCCCAAGATGCACTTGCAGCTTGGTGGTCCAGTCACCTTTTGCAAACCGCTCTTCTCAAGTATTTCGAAGCAAGCGAGAAGGGCCCGGTGTCCAAGACAAGCCGCGATGCATTCAAAGAGAAGATTCGCATGTCCCTTGATGTGGCACCAGTTCTTTCTGCCGCGTATACCCGGGCACTCGTGATGAAAGCAGTGTTCTTTGAACACAATCGCATTGAAAATGTTGGGGTAGTTCTTGCCGCGCTACCAAAGGAGAAGAGAAAGGGAAGTCAGAGCCACTCATCCAATTTTCTCGATTCCTCTCTGCCCGTTTCTGTACGGGACGAAATCTCCATTGCCGTGCGTTGTGCTATGATTGCCACCATAATCACCGAACGATCCACAGGTGACGCCTCTTCGCTACCGGAATCATTCACCATTCAGAAAGCCATCACTTGGTTTAATCAGCTTCCAATTGATCCTGTCGAGCTTTCTCTCATTGGGTTCTCGTCTGTCTATCACCTCTTACACCTCCTTGCCTCTGACGTAGATTACATCGCATCATCTGATTCATCCGATTCATCCTCCCCTTCGGCTCCAGCCTCGGAGGCTACCTCCTCTGCAGATGATGAAGCCGAAGAAAAGCCCCGTCCGACGCACAAGCCCTTCATTTGGCCTCGTGACATCCCCAATATTGGGCGGGTATCGGCAGAACTTATATACTGGGCCCGAAATGCCTACACCCCAGCTTTTTACGGCTTCTCATCCACTCTTATAGAAGTGATTGTCAATTCGTGCACATCAATTTGCCAAGACGCAGGCATCAATGTCACCGACTTTGTGCACACCCCACCTTACAGGGCTCTGCCTAAGAAATACAGGACCCGTCGACGCATGGGAGAATCCCAGTCGTCACAAAGTGACGCCGACCAAGATCTAGTTATACGTCCTGTCCCAAGGCCGCCTCTGCGTCGGGGACGATCAGCCAGCAATGACACCGGGTATGGCAGCCTTTCtgtcgaggaagatgaacAGCCAGTCCCCCGTGCCCCTACCAATGTGCAGAATGTCCCTGCCTGA
- a CDS encoding ToxD, which produces MKAVIVTQPKAEGLVTDRPIPKLRDDYLLIKTVSVGLNPTDWKHVAFISPPGTLIGCDYGGIVEAVGKDVKKQFSKGDRVCGFVHGGNTVQPEDGAFAEYIVAKGDVQWKIPENMSFQEAATLGVGINTVSQSLYQSLKLALPTEPIKDAIPILIYGGSTATGTLAIQFAKLSGYKVLTTCSPRNFDLVRSLGADDVYDYNDAQAPAKIRTATDNNLKLAFDCISLESSAAFCDNAISTDGGEYSALLNIKINRANVNDRSTLAYTNMGEAFSLGDIRIPAKPEDQAYAEKFIPIAECLLAQGKVKVHPLKVGEHGLKGVLEGLKLLKEGKVSGEKLVYNVSETP; this is translated from the coding sequence ATGAAGGCAGTCATTGTTACTCAACCCAAGGCTGAGGGTCTGGTCACAGATCGACCCATCCCCAAGCTTCGCGATGATTACCTTCTCATCAAGACTGTTAGTGTGGGCTTGAACCCCACTGACTGGAAGCACGTTGCTTTCATTTCCCCTCCCGGTACTCTCATCGGATGCGACTATGGAGGCATTGTCGAGGCCGTCGGCAAGGATGTCAAAAAGCAATTTAGCAAGGGTGACCGCGTATGTGGATTTGTGCACGGTGGCAATACAGTGCAGCCCGAGGATGGTGCTTTCGCCGAGTACATCGTTGCCAAGGGTGACGTGCAGTGGAAGATCCCCGAAAACATGAGCTTCCAGGAGGCCGCTACTCTCGGAGTGGGAATCAACACCGTGAGCCAGAGTCTCTACCAGAGTTTGAAGCTTGCATTGCCCACCGAACCCATCAAGGATGCCATTCCAATTCTAATTTACGGTGGATCCACTGCGACCGGTACCCTGGCTATCCAATTTGCCAAGTTGTCGGGCTACAAGGTCCTGACCACTTGCTCGCCGCGCAACTTCGACTTGGTCCGAAGCCTTGGCGCCGATGATGTCTATGACTACAACGACGCCCAGGCCCCCGCCAAAATTCGCACGGCCACTGATAACAATCTGAAGCTCGCCTTTGACTGCATCTCGCTCGAGTCCAGCGCTGCGTTCTGTGACAATGCCATCTCCACCGATGGCGGCGAGTATAGCGCTTTGCTGAACATCAAAATTAACCGGGCCAATGTGAACGACCGCTCCACCCTGGCCTATACAAACATGGGCGAGGCCTTCTCCCTGGGAGACATTCGCATCCCCGCCAAGCCGGAGGATCAGGCTTACGCTGAGAAATTCATTCCCATTGCTGAGTGTCTACTCGCCCAAGGAAAGGTTAAGGTCCACCCCCTCAAGGTTGGCGAGCATGGGTTGAAGGGTGTGCTCGAGGGTCTCAAGTTGCTCAAGGAAGGCAAGGTCAGTGGCGAGAAGCTGGTCTACAACGTTTCCGAGACCCCTTGA
- a CDS encoding Exosome complex subunit Rrp46, putative: MVGPIASLSQLNRADGSASYKCPATGYSILGAVNAPIELPARRDALKPEEATVEVFVKPGTTTAGVGERYVEGILRSVLGKIVLGREKGFPRRGVVITLAIVGGENVERGDSYLTILPALLHAALLAMVSASVPLSMTLSATLLGVTKSGDIVRDPSPTAAKAAVSLHVFAFSSKNHLLLNESEGRFEFDTWELVRERALLICQGVATASADGDVTMSEGTVSASLNSFIRETVEDRVYSDYAYKLDSL, encoded by the exons ATGGTCGGTCCGATAGCATCCCTCTCACAGCTAAATCGTGCCGACGGTTCAGCGTCGTACAAATGTCCAGCTACCGGTTACAGCATTCTGGGCGCAGTGAACGCGCCCATTGAGCTCCCGGCACGCCGTGACGCATTGAAACCCGAAGAAGCCACCGTGGAAGTCTTTGTTAAACCAGGTACGACCACTGCTGGCGTCGGTGAAAGATATGTCGAAGGAATCCTGCGGTCTGTGCTGGGGAAAATAGTCCTCGGACGGGAGAAGGGCTTTCCCCGTCGCGGCGTGGTCATCACTTTGGCTATTGTTGGAGGAGAGAACGTGGAACGCGGTGACTCG TACCTTACTATCCTCCCGGCTCTCCTCCATGCTGCCTTGCTCGCTATGGTATCTGCCTCCGTTCCTCTATCGATGACGTTGTCCGCAACCCTCCTCGGTGTAACGAAGTCTGGTGATATTGTGCGGGATCCTTCCCCGACTGCCGCCAAGGCTGCTGTGTCCCTCCACGTGTTTGCCTTCTCGTCGAAGAATCACCTTTTGCTCAACGAAAGCGAGGGTCGATTTGAATTTGATACCTGGGAACTGGTTCGTGAGCGCGCGCTCTTAATCTGTCAGGGCGTGGCAACTGCCAGCGCCGATGGCGATGTTACCATGAGCGAAGGAACGGTCAGCGCCAGTTTGAATAGTTTCATCCGGGAGACTGTGGAGGACAGGGTCTACAGCGACTACGCCTACAAGCTGGATTCTCTCTGA
- a CDS encoding Serine hydrolase FSH — MRNISGPESAYRGVHRISSAMKVLCLHGKGTSGYIFRSQISTFRAKLPDDIQFDFLDGPFKSDAAPGVDVFYSPPYYAFWENDGIDSIRATYTWLTDHIDKNGPYDLALMFSQGCVLGSSALLLHQEETPHLPPPFKAAVFVCGGASLNVLEEMGFHVSAEARERDLASRSALAQQAGSSALLAQGGDRWTGLQTLDGGLSEAELRNEITCPYRINIPTVHIYGSKDPRWAAGVHLSGICEPTKRRTYDHGGGHEIPRTNAVSNSIAELFQWAVAQSQIEQ; from the exons ATGCGAAATATATCAG GTCCCGAATCGGCCTATCGCGGGGTCCATCG CATTTCATCCGCCATGAAAGTGCTTTGTCTTCACGGCAAGGGCACTAGTGGCTATATCTTCCGGTCCCAGATTT CCACATTCCGCGCTAAACTTCCTGACGATATCCAATTTGACTTTCTCGACGGCCCATTTAAGAGTGATGCCGCTCCAGGTGTAGATGTCTTCTACAGTCCGCCCTACTACGCTTTTTGGGAAAATGATGGTATCGACTCCATCCGAGCCACCTACACCTGGCTGACTGATCATATCGACAAAAATGGGCCCTATGATCTAGCCCTCATGTTCTCCCAAGGTTGCGTCCTGGGCTCTAGTGCGCTCTTACTTCATCAGGAAGAGACACCCCACCTCCCCCCACCGTTTAAAGCGGCCGTTTTTGTCTGCGGTGGCGCCTCGTTGAATGTGCTTGAGGAAATGGGCTTCCACGTTTCTGCCGAGGCGCGCGAGCGGGATCTGGCATCCCGGTCGGCGTTAGCTCAACAGGCTGGCTCGTCGGCTCTCTTGGCCCAGGGCGGTGATCGATGGACTGGTCTCCAAACGCTAGACGGTGGGCTGTCGGAGGCTGAATTGCGGAATGAGATTACTTGTCCCTACCGTATCAATATTCCCACAGTACATATTTACGGCTCGAAAGATCCTCGGTGGGCGGCTGGCGTACATCTTTCCGGTATCTGCGAACCAACGAAACGGCGCACGTATGATCATGGCGGTGGACATGAGATTCCTAGGACGAATGCCGTGAGCAACTCGATCGCAGAACTTTTCCAGTGGGCTGTGGCACAGAGTCAAATCGAACAGTGA
- a CDS encoding NAD+ kinase Utr1, putative, which translates to MSQAPSHPLSPSFKAPLPTTAALLRDNAFSIEPPTQDNRRLPQGTNIVPTQTPESAHEAVTGLSLPSSPLRSFHRKSINQRSKKALSTDCIPRQTILKALASRASVLNSNTNMSASSVSSPLANKSTQASPPSDNLQRRGSNGSSHNLSTALSNLQLTGYLDRSPATARLILQSPCYFHQRFDDAVNIKKVLEEIADDEWLSHSRLVQTATGVREVSKQLQRRPIKRAVRNVMIITKARDNSLVYLTREVAEWLLSTSRYGNELGVNVYVDAKLRNSKRFDAPGLLQKDPMFAQMLHFWTPDLCWTSPDKFDLVLTLGGDGTVLFTSWLFQRVVPPVLCFSLGSLGFLTNFEFSDYKSQLNAVMGEVGMRVNLRMRFTCTVYRKDRSKGAEAGAVEEGEQFEVLNELVIDRGPSPYVSNLELYADDELLTVVQADGCIFSTPTGSTAYSLSAGGSLMHPSIPGILLTPICPHTLSFRPMVLSDSHLLRIAVPKSSRSTAYCSFDGKGRVELRQGDYVTVEASQYPFPTVVSNNNEWFTSVQRALRWNTRGAVQKSWDGGDADADLNGDINEDEQWDIDMDTIIAGTDSGIGPSEDGDDLSPNPMRRQMSLLMIRAAIILAVHLITGAKRDHTSLFVAHESLPHAQNFGSNAQ; encoded by the exons ATGTCACAAGCCCCATCTCACCCTCTATCTCCGTCTTTTAAAGCCCCACTTCCAACTACCGCGGCGCTGCTTCGCGATAATGCCTTCAGCATAGAACCCCCGACCCAGGACAATCGCCGTCTTCCTCAAGGAACCAATATCGTGCCCACACAAACCCCCGAATCGGCTCACGAGGCGGTCACAGGCTTATCGCTACCTTCCTCGCCCTTGCGGTCGTTTCACCGGAAGTCGATTAATCAGCGATCAAAGAAAGCGTTGTCGACCGACTGTATACCGCGACAGACCATTTTGAAAGCCCTGGCCTCCCGGGCTTCGGTCCTCAACAGTAACACCAACATGTCGGCGAGTTCCGTGTCGAGTCCGCTCGCGAATAAATCCACCCAGGCTTCCCCGCCTTCTGACAACCTGCAACGGCGGGGGAGCAATGGTTCCTCCCATAACCTTTCTACCGCACTGTCAAATCTTCAATTGACGGGGTATCTCGATCGATCACCTGCTACGGCGCGTCTCATACTCCAATCGCCATGTTATTTCCATCAACGCTTCGACGATGCCGTCAACATTAAAAAGGTATTGGAGGAAATTGCTGATGACGAGTGGCTGTCACATTCGCGACTAGTTCAGACGGCAACCGGAGTCCGTGAAGTATCTAAGCAATTACAACGACGACCTATCAAACGGGCGGTGCGAAATGTCATGATTATCACCAAGGCGCGTGATAACAGCCTGGTGTACTTGACTCGGGAAGTTGCCGAGTGGCTGCTTTCGACCTCAAGATACGGAAATGAGCTAGGCGTCAATGTTTATGTAGATGCGAAACTGCGCAATTCGAAACGATTCGATGCTCCGGGGCTATTACAAAAAGACCCGATGTTTGCGCAGATGTTACATTTTTGGACACCGGATCTGTGTTGGACATCCCCAGATAAATTCGACTTGGTGTTGACGCTGGGTGGTGATGGTACCGTTCTCTTCACATCTTGGCTCTTTCAGCGCGTGGTTCCGCCGGTGCTCTGCTTTTCGCTGGGCAGCTTGGGCTTCCTCACAAATTTCGAGTTTTCCGACTACAAGTCACAGCTGAACGCCGTGATGGGCGAGGTGGGCATGCGTGTCAACTTGCGCATGCGGTTCACATGTACTGTGTATCGGAAAGACAGGAGCAAAGGAGCAGAGGCGGGCGCTGTCGAGGAGGGTGAACAATTCGAAGTACTGAATGAGCTCGTTATTGACCGCGGCCCGTCCCCATATGTGTCCAACCTGGAGCTCTACGCCGATGACGAGCTGCTTACAGTCGTCCAAGCAGACGGCTGTATCTTCTCTACACCGACTGGTTCCACGGCATACTCTCTATCCGCCGGCGGTTCTCTCATGCACCCATCTATCCCGGGTATCCTCCTCACCCCTATCTGTCCGCACACCCTCTCCTTCCGCCCAATGGTCCTCTCGGACTCgcatctactccgtattgCAGTCCCTAAATCCTCCCGGTCCACTGCTTACTGCTCCTTTGACGGCAAGGGCCGTGTCGAACTCCGCCAAGGCGACTACGTCACTGTCGAAGCTAGCCAGTATCCATTTCCAACGGTCGTTTCCAACAACAATGAATGGTTCACAAGTGTCCAACGTGCTCTGCGGTGGAACACTCGCGGTGCGGTCCAGAAAAGCTGGGATGGTGGTGATGCCGACGCGGATTTGAACGGTGATATCAATGAAGACGAACAGTGGGACATCGATATGGACACTATAATCGCCGGTACAGACAGCGGCATTGGTCCTAGTGAGGATGGGGATGACCTGTCGCCCAATCCCATGCGTCGACAAATGAGCTTGCTCA TGATCCGAGCAGCGATCATCCTCGCCGTTCACCTTATTACCGGTGCAAAGCGTGATCACACGAGTCTATTTGTGGCTCATGAGTCGTTGCCGCATGCGCAGAATTTTGGATCGA ATGCGCAATAA
- a CDS encoding Riboflavin synthase-like beta-barrel encodes MGVELKGNGSGEPPMNPTIAVPLFVVSGLIAIRFVWKTVIRIRHCRRAKAARQGTDQTQLCRTNRFNAALKKHLLYAPIWGNRHSREFRVLRLHMGSLPLRLEVICLLIYLSLNLVFIVVKVDWWLTDYSEKMFQLKYAAGHLAVMNTPGLVLGAGRNNPLIQLLGISFDTFNFMHRWVGRVITANAVIHMSAVLADKAYVYGTDYILYVMWQQKLFICGLLAILGFICIFFQSLSPARHSFYELFLHLHIALAVFSFVALWYHLQNLLQQRVLLGTLILWGLDRAGRLGILLWRNLSSRPTTATVEVLPGSVARVDVAVARGWRFRPGQYMYLYMPCLGLWTSHPFTVAWSSTSDSLSMNEKRSSGDSLSALSGSSPTTTMSVLIKGQDGFTKKLLRKAEDSTEGRIQAMALAEGPFGGIHSLASYGTLLLIAGGVGITHPMSYLNEVITTFVEQKTATRKVHLVWIVRSLDHLSWVQTFMTEMLGHESLASPTTPNGHSYFQFPQLLLSISLHITSHKDTVEEYIPQPDSLWVQCAPPGVPVSIHHGKPCIQSVLEKEKEEQIGAMAVSVCGPGGLGDSVREAVRSVQGEKTVDLFEETFSW; translated from the exons ATGGGTGTCGAACTCAAAGGAAATGGCTCAGGGGAGCCGCCTATGAATCCCACGATCGCGGTCCCTCTCTTCGTTGTCAGCGGACTCATAGCAATTCGATTTGTGTGGAAAACCGTCATTCGCATCCGACATTGTCGACGAGCAAAGGCGGCACGGCAAGGAACCGACCAGACGCAGCTGTGCCGGACAAATCGCTTCAATGCGGCTCTGAAAAAGCATTTGCTGTATGCTCCGATATGGGGCAATCGCCATAGCCGAGAGTTCCGCGTCTTGAGGCTTCATATGGGATCTCTACCGCTACGACTGGAAGTGATTTGCCTCTTAATCTATCTCAGCTTGAACCTAGTTTTCATAGTTGTGAAAGTCGATTGGTGGCTCACTGATTACTCCGAGAAGATGTTCCAGCTCAAATACGCCGCGGGCCATCTGGCAGTTATGAATACGCCAGGCTTGGTCCTAGGTGCAGGGCGAAATAACCCGTTAATCCAGCTATTGGGTATCTCATTCGATACGTTCAATTTCATGCATCGTTGGGTGGGCCGTGTGATCACAGCCAACGCGGTCATTCACATGAGCGCCGTGCTGGCCGATAAGGCTTATGTGT ATGGCACGGACTATATTCTATATGTTATGTGGCAACAGAAGCTTTTTATCTGCGGCCTTCTG GCCATCCTTGGATTCATTTGCATATTTTTTCAATCTCTATCGCCGGCCCGACATTCATTTTACGAACTATTCCTTCACCTCCACATAGCCTTGGCCGTATTTTCCTTCGTGGCACTTTGGTATCACCTGCAAAACCTGTTGCAACAGCGCGTGCTTCTTGGCACCTTGATCCTGTGGGGTCTCGATCGTGCAGGTCGTCTTGGAATACTCCTCTGGAGAAATCTCAGCTCAAGACCTACAACTGCTACAGTCGAGGTTCTACCTGGGTCTGTTGCTCGCGTTGATGTGGCCGTGGCTCGGGGATGGCGCTTCCGTCCCGGCCAGTATATGTACCTCTACATGCCGTGTCTGGGCTTATGGACATCACATCCCTTTACGGTTGCGTGGTCATCGACATCAGATTCGTTGAGCATGAACGAAAAGCGCTCCTCGGGGGACTCTTTGAGCGCGCTATCCGGAAGCTCTCCGACCACAACCATGTCCGTCCTGATCAAGGGCCAAGATGGATTCACGAAAAAGTTGCTTCGGAAGGCTGAAGACTCCACTGAGGGACGAATTCAGGCCATGGCATTGGCAGAGGGGCCATTTG GTGGCATCCATTCTCTCGCCTCATATGGTACTCTACTATTGATAGCTGGGGGAGTTGGTATCACTCACCCAATGTCATATTTAAATGAGGTCATCACCACGTTTGTCGAGCAAAAGACCGCCACTCGCAAGGTGCACCTGGTCTGGATCGTTCGCAGTCTAG ATCATCTGAGTTGGGTTCAAACATTCATGACCGAAATGCTAGGCCACGAATCTCTCGCAAGTCCAACAACCCCGAACGGGCACTCATACTTCCAATTTCCACAGctccttctctccatcagCCTCCACATCACATCGCACAAGGACACGGTCGAGGAATACATCCCACAACCAGATTCGCTGTGGGTTCAATGTGCTCCGCCTGGCGTACCGGTCAGCATCCACCACGGCAAGCCGTGTATCCAATCTGTGctagagaaagaaaaagaagagcaGATTGGTGCGATGGCGGTTAGCGTCTGCGGCCCTGGTGGCCTGGGCGATAGTGTGCGGGAGGCTGTCAGAAGTGTGCAAGGGGAGAAGACTGTTGATCTGTTTGAGGAGACCTTCTCCTGGTAG
- a CDS encoding Calcium-transporting ATPase 3, with amino-acid sequence MALCFGIDDYVEGGVIPAVIVLNIVMGFVEDYRAETTIPSLRRLSASTCKTIRDGRVTSAMAESLVVGDIVQLPVGDIVPADLRLFDGMNVLMDEALLTGKFRPILNPPCDAILVWYRCR; translated from the exons ATGGCTCTTTGCTTCGGAATCGATGATTACGTCGAAGGAGGTGTTATTCCCGCAGTGATTGTTTTGAATATAGTTATGGG ATTCGTGGAAGACTACCGTGCCGAAACGACAATCCCTTCGTTGCGTCGTCTCTCTGCCTCAACATGCAAGACCATCCGAGACGGTCGTGTTACCTCTGCCATGGCCGAGTCGCTGGTTGTCGGCGATATAGTTCAGCTGCCAGTTGGGGATATTGTTCCTGCCGACCTGCGCTTGTTCGATGGAATGAACGTTTTAATGGATGAAGCACTTCTGACAGGTAAATTCCGCCCCATCCTCAACCCCCCATGTGACGCTATCCTTGTCTGGTATCGCTGTCGGTGA
- a CDS encoding ATPase, P-type, H+ transporting proton pump, producing MTTSPLLSKQLKKVDDFVITSSSAQVSRVFTRELIVDKMIEGTLIGTLCLVSFVCVIYAAGSGLSSPSDGCNREFNSSCDAVFRARVTAYATLTFLLLLVTAWEVKHFSRSLFTMDPIRNLKTFSVFPTVWKNRFLFSAVLGGFVIAFPGVVPGCTCIYVPPVKSWTAVKRSLGIGNEKNATLTLEGAETPTGLATQSAFEPLP from the exons ATGACAACTTCTCCTCTGTTGTCAAAGCAGTTGAAGAAGGTAGACGACTTTGTGATAACATCCAGTAG TGCACAAGTCAGCC GCGTTTTTACCCGTGAGCTCATTGTGGATAAGATGATAGAGGGAACCTTAATAGGCACGCTTTGTCTGGTATCATTTGTCTGTGTGATATACGCCGCTGGATCGGGGCTGTCTTCTCCGAGCGATGGATGTAATCGGGAATTTAATTCAAGCTGCGACGCAGTGTTCCGCGCTCGCGTCACAGCATACGCCACACTCaccttccttcttcttcttgtgaCAGCGTGGGAGGTGAAGCACTTTTCTCGTTCTCTATTCACCATGGATCCGATCCGGAATCTTAAGACATTCTCGGTTTTCCCTACCGTCTGGAAGAACCGCTTCCTGTTCTCGGCGGTCCTGGGTGGCTTTGTCATTGCTTTCCCG GGAGTGGTTCCTGGTTGTACATGTATCTACGTACCACCTGTTAAGAGCTGGACAGCCGTGAAGCGGTCGCTGGGCATTGGGAATGAAAAGAATGCAACTCTTACGCTGGAGGGTGCTGAGACGCCAACAGGATTGGCCACTC AGTCGGCTTTTGAACCGCTGCCTTGA